The genome window CCGTATTCAAAATCAGCATTGTTTTTCTTAAGTATCTCTGTTGCCTCGTCATAAGATATTCTCGGGAACGGTGCTACAACTTTTTCAAGAGGTGCAGTATCTCTTTCTATCACTTTTAGTTCTTCCTGCCTCTCTTCAAGTACTCTTTGAACAATGTATGACACAAACTCTTCTGCAAGTTTCATATTGTCATCAAGGTCAGCATATGCCACTTCCGGTTCAATCATCCAGAATTCAGTAAGATGCCTGCGTGTTTTGGATTTCTCTGCACGGAAGGTCGGGCCGAAGCAGTAGACTTTTCCGAATGCACCGATTGTTGCTTCACTGTACAGCTGGCCGCTCTGAGTCAGATAGGCTTTCTGTCCGAAATAATCGGTTTCAAACAGAGTTGTTGTACCCTCACATGCAGCAGGCGTAAAAATTGGTGCATCAACAAGTGTAAACCCTCTGTTATCAAAGAAATCCCTGCATGATTTTATTATTTCATGACGAATTTTCAGTATAGCATGCTGTCTCATAGACCTTATCCACAGATGCCTGCGGTCCATGAGGAATGCAGTTCCGTGCTCTTTCGGAGTAATAGGATAATCCTTTGCAAGCTGCTGAATTTTTACTGTGCCAAGCTGCAGTTCATAACCTCCGGGAGCTCTTTTATCTTCAGCAATTTTTCCTGTAACAATAACAGATGATTCCTGAGTGATTTTGTCGCACTCCTCAAAAGAAGAACTGTCAACATCTGATTTTGATGCAACGCACTGAATAAGTCCTGTACCGTCACGTACAAGCAAAAACCACAGTT of bacterium contains these proteins:
- the asnS gene encoding asparagine--tRNA ligase; this translates as MEHVYINEVSNYAGKEVEVRGWLYNKRSSGKLWFLLVRDGTGLIQCVASKSDVDSSSFEECDKITQESSVIVTGKIAEDKRAPGGYELQLGTVKIQQLAKDYPITPKEHGTAFLMDRRHLWIRSMRQHAILKIRHEIIKSCRDFFDNRGFTLVDAPIFTPAACEGTTTLFETDYFGQKAYLTQSGQLYSEATIGAFGKVYCFGPTFRAEKSKTRRHLTEFWMIEPEVAYADLDDNMKLAEEFVSYIVQRVLEERQEELKVIERDTAPLEKVVAPFPRISYDEATEILKKNNADFEYGDDFGGADETIISDEFDRPVMVHRYPAAIKAFYMKHDEKDPTKALGVDVLAPEGYGEIIGGGQREEDYDVLVSRIKEQELPVEAFDWYLDLRKYGSVPHSGFGLGIERTVAWICKLPHVRETIPFPRLMHRLTP